DNA sequence from the Sulfurimonas sediminis genome:
GTATTGTTTTTCTCAAGATACGTTCCAATCAGTCGCTCACCGTCTCTTAGAACAAAATCACACTTGTTATACACCTGTACAAATTCATCTGCTTCGTCCAACAGTTCTACTGCACTCTCCTGGTATTCCTTTGCTATATATGCTCCGTTGACATGGGATTTTTTCATATTTGAAAGTGTATAATAAAAGTCATCTTCACGTATATTCATCGGTATCATCATGGCATCGGCATTATTTGCTTTTATCTCTTTGTTGAGTAAAACAAACAGTCTGTTTGGACTGGCATGTTCAGCAATAAGCCCAAAGAGTTTTGTCTCTTTTTTAATCCCGTCATCCGCATTCATTGTCTCGACTTCTGCCATTCTTTCACTCATTGTATCCCCCATAGTTCTTTTGCTTCTTCTTCTTCAATCCGGCATCTGTTACAGATTTTCTCTCCACCCTGATAGGCAAAAAAGTTCCCGCATTCATCACATCTTTTAATGTCAAAACGCACCAAAGTCTCAATTTTCGGTTCAAAAAAAGTGCTGAGCGAAAATGTTTTTCTCAGCGTTAAAGAATTTGGTTCACAAACATCATGACAGCTGTGACACTGTACACAGGCAAGCGGATTAAAATCAATTTTACTGCCTCTGTGATCTGAGCTTAGAGCACCGGTTGGACAGATTCTATAACACATCTGACAATTGGTACATGTAATCTCATCCAGATCCTTTTGTGAAATAAATGAGATGTCCTCTACCGAAATCGTATGATACATTTCGGGCACTTTGGCACGCTTCATAGCCATAAGCAGCAGGCTTCGCCTGTCCGGTATAGTCTTCTCTTTTATTTTCATGATATCTTTTGCTGTAACTGTATGTCTCTTTACGTTCGTATCACTCGCATCAACTTCATTTTGCAGTTGCTGTTTGATAGATATTGCAGTTTTAACACCCTCTTTTGAGAGCAGTTTGCGCCGGCTTAAAGTATCACTTTCTTTTTTTATTTCAAAATTCAATGCTGCAACACTCAGGCTTTTTTCCTGTTGCATCGCTTCAAGCAGGAAATTCACCTCCTCTGCTCTGTTGTTTATAACAGCAAGATTTGTTTTTGCTATTTCACACTCGCCACAGGGTCCCACATCCAGAGTGATTTTTTCTGCAGATATCAATGCAAGACTCAACAACTCTTCAACACTCAATGAGGCTATACAGGGAAAATTTTCATCTTTACATGTAAGCACACTCTTTTCATCTTCCAAAAACTGGAAAATATAATTCATTGGGTTAAAATCATCCAGTGTATATGCCGCAGTAGGGCAAACCGCATCACAGCCTCCACAGCCTACACATTCACTCGGTGTGAAGGAGATTGTAGAGTTTTCCAGATGAATTGTTTGGACAGGGCATGCAGTTACACATTTGTCACATATTGCAAACTTGTTTGAAGTATGCACACATTTGCTGACATCTAAAGTTAAAAGGCTCATGCTTGGTGATTGTATCCGCTGTTTTTTAATTCTGTGAGGTATTCAAAGTCACTCATAAGGAACTCCAAAGCCAAATCAGCCGCATCAAAATAAAAAGCTGTGCCTGCCTCACTTTTCACATTGAGCAAATACATTGGTGCCCACTCTAAAATATGGTCTCGCATAAAACCGTACTGAATTTGTGCAATCTCCTGTGCCACTTTGGAATTACCCTCTTCAAGTGCCTTTAGCTCTGCTCTGCAGAGTTCATACATAAATTCCAGCTCAATCGCTATATGATCTGCCGCCATAACACGTGCCTTGTCAAGCTGTACATTAAATTCAAAAGCATTAAAAATAGCTTGTACAGGGTTGTCTCCACCTGTTTCAAGCATCTGGTCATCTCTCGTGTAAAACGATTCATACGGAATAAGATGCAGTAGGAAAAGGTTAGTAAAATCAACATTCAAATATCTTTCTATCAAATCTTTTGAATCAAGCTCTTTTCTTTTTTTCCATTCTTTGAATGTTGGAAAAAAAGAGAGCATATTTTCGTCTTCTTCTATTGATTTTAATAGCCCTTCATCAATTTCACTCATCATAATTCTTGAGATAAGTGCATACAAATTTATTCTTGCAGTCTGCTCTTGTTTTAAATCATTATTCATTAAAAATGTGCCTTTTGGAAATTTTCTTATAACAGAAGTATAGTAAAGCCACACTTGAAGTGGGCTTTAACTTTGTTGTTAAACGTCTTTAATATTGAACTCGTAAGCCTTCTGGCTTGGTTTTACCGGACGTTTAATATGATATGGACGGCGTAGTTTGTCTGCCGCAGTCAACGGACGAGTCAATTGATCTCTCCATGCCTGATAGACTTTAAAGTTGTTTTCATAGTTAACTTTAATATCACCTATCTTGTCATCAGCACCTGCTTTGGTGATGATAACTTTTTGGTGCCAGCCATGATTTCCTGCAATAGGATCCGGATGACAAGGCGCTACAGCATTCTGCCATGCACCACTGAGACCATCCCACCAGATATTATCAAGATCTTTATTGTACTCTTTAAACTGCCATGCCTCATGTGGTTTGATACCCTCAGTCGGTTTCATTGTTCCGACTTTTCCGTCATCAGTCATTTCATACTTAGGAGAACCTAAGCTCATAATGCCTAACTGGTGCTCAAAACCTGGAATAGCTACAGAGTCTTTGAGTTTCCAACGACCGGCATGGTGTGAACATGCAAGAACACCAGGACGTGTTGCTTCAGTTGGTACAGCCATTGCAATAAAATAACCGCTTTTGATACCCGTAAGCGTATCCTGAATTTGAACCTTAATCGCATCACCACGTTTAATACCGAGTTTTTCGGCATCTTTTGTATAAATCCAGACAGGATTATGGTTTTGTGAAATCTCCATCAAGTGTTTGGAGTTCACAGAACGCGTGTGAATATTGTATGGCAGACGATAAATCGTATTTAATGCAAACTCATTATCCGCTTTCATGTGTTTGTGGTGTACCTGTGTTACAAGGTGTACCATTTTATCACTCTCTGCATCATTTCTTGGGTAGATTGGAATTGCATATTCCGGCCATTTCCACTCTTCTGCCAGCCACTCAGAGAAGAACTCAAGTTTTTTACTTAATGAATGAAAGCCTTCACGCAATTTTCCATCAGTTTCAATACCGATAGATTTTTTGAAATTACCGTCTTTTACCCATAATGCACCAAACTCATCTTTAGTTACTTCGTCTTTAGAATATTTATGACCGTGTGCATGGTAATATGTTCCATCAAATTCAAGTTCTTCTTCCTGAGGCTTATATACATCAGTTTTTTCTGTCCAGGCACCATGATCTCTCATATAGCTGTACACAGGAAACTCTTCTTTTGCATACAGTTTTGTCGCTTCGGCTTTTAATTTCGGTAAAAGACTCATCGCCGCATCAAAATACTCTGGAACAGTTACCGCACGAGACGGATCTTTTTTACTTGCCCAGTATTTTCTGATTCCCAATGAACCATCCGGATCTACATAATCTACGATTAGATTTGGCCAGAATTCACTCTCTTCCCATACTTCACCCAGACCAAATTTCATATGTGCTTCAAGTGTAGCACGTTCCGGTCTTTTTGCTTTCCACCCTGATTTTTCAGCAGCTACACGAAGAACAGCCTGACGGAACTCTATACGCTGTTCCGGTTTTGAAGGTGTTGACTGTTGATCATTTCTTTCACCCGCCAGTCCAACAGGCAGTACATAATCACAGTACCAGTTTGTTTCAGACCAGGTAGGAGACAGGTTAAATGACAATTCAAACTTATCTTCACGCTTGAGTGCTTCTATCCATCTGAATCCATCCGGATTAATCCATAAAGGATTGTGCATTCTTGGAATATAAACAGCCATAGACTTAGGAATCTTCAACCCACGTTTTGTCCATTTTTCATGCCACGCGTCATCCATCATGATTTGTGGCATCATATAACCCATTTCGTATGTTGAAATAGGATACTCCGGCGGCCATGCAATTTCATTCCATGCATCAGTTTTTTCAGGATGCTTCCCTGCAACTGTGGCTTTGTCACCTTTTCCTGCAACTGAAATTTCATGCCAGTGGTGCATACCCACTCCACCGATATCTCCACGCATAGCGCCAACAAAAACAAGAGGCAGGAAACCTGCACGTGTATTCATCCAGCCACCACGGTGACCAATCGGTCCTGCACGCCATAAATATGTAGCAACTTTAGCTCCTGCAGGTACAAACATTTCCCACAGTTCATCTAACTTATACTCCATGCCTTCAAGTTTACACTCTTTTGCAACAAACTCTTTTGTATACGGAGCATACAACTCTTTTGCCACTTCAATAAAAGACTCGTAACTGTCGTCTTTTGGCATTTTCGAAATATAACCATAACCAATCATCTTTTGAAGATAATCTTTGTTGGCCATCAGTCTGTCCCAGTTAACCCACTCTTTTACAAATTCATGATTGACAATATCCGAACCGTCTTTTTTCTTTTCATTTAAAATACGATTTGTCAAGTATAAGTAAAGCGCAGCTTCTGTTCCCGGCCAACATGGAATCCATAAATCTGCCATACCTGCAGAGTTACTCATTCTAGGGTCAATAACAACCATTTTTGCACCGCGTTTACGCGCTTCTGCAATCAAACCTGCTGATTGCTGGAAATAGTGACCTGCATCTGCCGCATGTGATGATTGTAAAAATATCAGATCTGCATTTGCCCAGTCTGGTGAGTTTCTGTCATCATTCGCCCATTGGATAGTTCCCTGACGGGCTCCTGCTGAACAGATATTTGTATGTGAATTGTATCCGTCAATCCCTAAAGACTGTGGTACACGCGGACCAAAACCATTTTCATTTGGACGACCGACATGATACATGATAGATTTTTTAGAAATCTCATCACCTTTTGCAAGTGTGTCATGCATTTTCTTACCAATGGCAGCCATCGCTTCATCCCAAGTGACACGAACCCACTTTCCTTCACCACGCTTGGAACCCGGCGCACGTTTAATAGGAAACGGAATACGATCCGGATCATACATTTGAGAAGTTACAGCATACCCTTTGGCACAGTTTCTACCGCGAGAACCTGTATGTAACGGATTACCCATATATTTTCTTACCGTCATAGTATCTTTGTTAACCCATGCAGTCAGACCACAACCTGCTTCACAGTTTGAACAAACTGTAGGAACGATTGTATAATTGTTTACCTGGATACCGTCAGGATTTTCAGCACTTCTTACACCATGGCGCTCAATACCGCCACGTTTCCAGTCATCTCCGTCAAGCTCCGCAAAATTGTCCCACTCTGATTGGTCAGGATAAAAAGAAATTGTATCAGGGGTGTTTGTAAACTTACTTTGGCTAACAGATTCGGCAATTGCATCTGTTGCAAATACCCCTTTAGCTATGGCTACACCAGCTACGCTGAATGCAGCACCTTTTAAAAATGTTCTTCTACTTTGTAAATACATTTATACTTTCTCCTTAACTCATTGGTAATAATTGTGGAATAACTAGCCAAACATGTTTAACTACCCACAGACCTACGATAGCCAAAATAGCTGCGAGGTTTAAAAGACTGCTACTATTACTCACTCGTGAAAGCGCAACCAGTATCATTGGTAAGATATATGCAACCCACTGTCCAATCCAGAACATTGTAGCATACTCACCATCGCCTTTAACATAGCCTAAGATAGCTGCAACTTCTTCAGCTTTCATAGCACCGAAAATGTACTCTGACATGTAAATGATAAATGCCATTAAGGCACTTAATCCTAAAATCGCTCCAAAGAAATTTTTTGTCTCATCGCTTAATTTAGAGCCGCCGAGAAGGATAATTGCCGCAGAACCGGAAAGTGTTGCTGCTAAAATCATTTGTGCTGATTCTGTCGGCATTTGCCATAATTCTCGTGCTGTTGCTTCAGCCATAATACCGGCAGTATAAAGTGTTACAGGAATTGCTAAAAGCGTCACCCAAAAAAGTGTTTTATCAAAGAACACAGTAGGTTGCTTTGTTAATAAACATTTTTCTTTTCTTATCATTACTGCAATCATAACAAATTCTAAACCTACGAACAGAGTTGCCATCCAGGCACCGACTGTAATTGCTGATGTCCAGTGAGGATAAAAGAATATATGCCACATTCTCCACATTTGGTGCAGATCCAACCATGTGAAAACCAGGAAAATATTCATAAAGATAAAAGAAGTAATCATAACAGGCGTTCTCAGTCCGTTCATTTCACTCGGATTTTTCTTCAATAAAAGAAAAAGCATAAATACCAGACCGGTACCGATACTTTTTGCCCACATATTCATTGTTACATACCAACCCCAGAATATATCAGGAATTGCAACATCTAGAGTTACTACAGCATTTGTTGCTGCTAAAGTTTCATGTACCATTAGTGATGCCCCCCTAGTGGAAGTGTTGTAATATTGTTAAACAGGTTATACCCTTCTTCTCTTCTTGATGCAAGAGGATTAAGACTCGCTTGTCCTGCTCCGACATAATAATGATGAGGATTTGTTCCCTTTTCAGGTTTACGAACCTGTACATCTCTGTGATCTTGAATATATCTTGAAATATTTGATGCAGGATCTTCCAAATCACCAAAAATATTTGCTTCTACCGGACAGGCAACCACACAGGCCGGCATCATCGACGATGCAATACGGTGTGCACAGTAGGTACACTTATCAGCAGTCTGCGTTTCAGGATCAATGTATATTGCACCGTACGGACAGGCCATAACACAACCGGCACAGCCGATACATCTCTCTTTGTCAATGTTTACAATACCATTGTCAATATAGTGAAGAGCCGATACCGGACAAATTCTTTCACATGGTGCATTTTCACAATGATTACATCTAAGAGGGGTGAATGTTCTCTTAGTTTCAGGGAAAGTTCCCACATCTACATATTTAACACGAAGTCTCCATGTACTCAGTGGAACTTCATTCTCCACTTTACATGCGATCTCACAACCTTTACAACCCATACACAGGTGTAAATCAACTAGGAAACCTAATTGCATATATTCTCCTTTGGCCTTCAGTGGCTTTTTTTAAGATTTATAACTACGACTTATTAACACTAAAAGAAGCCCTTATGCACGGCATTTCAGGCTTTTTTTACTGTAGATATATTAACGCATGAACCTTAAAGAAGTAATAAAAGAGTGATATATTTTTGATAATTTTTTCAGTATGGGTATATCGGGGAAATTAATATTTCAAAGATTTATATTAGTTATAAAATAAAATTTTATAACTAATATATTATAATCAGACTGCTTATTTATTTTAGGCGAACACGAACAGACTGTTCATGAGCGGTTAATCCTTCTGTATTTGCAATCAAAGCACACTCTTCTCCAATCTCATTGATAGCATTTTTACTAAATGAAATAATAGAACTTTTTTTCATAAAATTTTCAACACCAAGCGGTGAATAAAATTTTGCTGTACCCCCCGTAGGAAGCGTGTGGTTTGGTCCTGCAACATAGTCGCCTATAGCCTCAGGTGTGTTGTGTCCCAAGAATATTGCTCCGGCATGCTTGATATACGGCAAAAGTTCAAAAGGGCTCATCGTAGCGACTTCAAGATGTTCGGGTGCTATTTTGTTCATCAAATCAACCGCTTCATCCATATCTTTTGTCACGATGATTGCGCCTCTTTCTTCTATAGATTTTCGGGCTATCTCTTGGCGTGGAAGTTTTGTAAGCCATATTTCAATTTCGTCTTTTACAGCATCAGCCAGTTTTTGTGAAGGTGTAATCAAAATAGAACTTGCCATTTCGTCATGTTCTGCCTGAGAAAGCAAATCTATAGCCAGATGGTTGGCATTGGCACTCTCATCTGCCAAAATACCTATTTCACTCGGCCCGGCTATCATGTCAATATTGACTTCGCCGAAAACCATTTTTTTAGCCGTTGCCACAAAAATATTTCCAGGCCCTGTAATAACATCCACTTTCGGAATTGTCTCGGTTCCATACGCCATTGCCGCGATAGCACTTGCTCCACCCACTTTGTAGACCTCACGCACACCGCAAAGATGACAGGCAGCGAGCAAAAGCTCATTTGGTTCATTATCCGGTGTCGGCGTACAGATAACAATGTTTTCAACACCCGCAACCTGAGCAGGAATAACGTTCATAAGCAAAGATGAAGGGTAGGCTGCTTTTCCTCCGGGAATATAAAGCCCCGCGCTCTCAACCGGAGTCACCTGCTGTCCTAAAATCGTTCCGTTTGCTTCTGTATCAAACCATGATTTCGGTTTTTGCTTTTCATGATATGCTTTTATTCTGTCATAGGCAAGATGCAGGGCATCTTTAAGCTTTTTGTCAATATTTTCATAGGCTTTTTGCATAGATGCTGTCGTTATTTTTAAGTCTGCATCATTTTTTGGTGTCCAGTTGTCAAACTTGCTGATATGTGATCGCAAAGCCAGGTTTTTATCTGTTTTGATATCTTCGATAATATCACCTACTATGCCACTTACATGGGCAATATCCATCTTTCCGCGCGCTAAAAGCTCTTCAAACTTTCCGTCAAAATCATTATCAGTCGATTTTACAAATATCATTACTTCTTCACTCTCTTTTGGTTTGTATTAAATTCTTTTTGCACTATCTCTAATGCCTGTAAAAACACATCTTTTTTTGCATATCCTAAAAGTGGCTGAAACATGGGGTCACCGTTTGGTAACAAAAACCATATTCCCGGAAGCCCCGGAGTATTTTGTGCCAGGACAGCCGGAATATAATCTCTTTTGTCCGTCCATGAACGTACAGCAATAAAATTTTTATTTATCTTCTGCACAACTTTTTCATCTTTAAGTGTTGTTTTATCAAGGAGCAGACAATATTTACAAGAGTGACTTGAAATAATAAAAAGCACAGGCTTATGCTCTTTTTGTGCCTGAGCCATCCCCTCTTGATAATCTTTTGCCCAGTGTATCTCATCAGCCATCAAAGATGTTGTAAGTACAAATGCCAGTACCAATAATAATTTACCCATGTTTTTTTACCTTTTTTAAGAGTTCTTTTGCACATTCCTGTGCTGATTTTTCAGTCACATCTATGATGATATCTGCCAACTTCAGATACTGAGGTCGTCGTTCATCATAAAGTTTTTTTGCTTTTTTCAAATCAGCAAGCAACGGTCTTTTTTTCAACTTTCTTTTTGCATTGGGGTGTTCTTTTAATCGTTTAATGATAGCATCAAAAGGAGAATCCAATAAAACAATTGTACCTATTTTTTGTAAATTAGTCTGCTTATAAAAACCGCCGCCTGTAGAAATGAGTGTATCATGCACACTTGTTTCCAGCCATTTTGCAACCCGTTTTTCCAGTTTTCTAAAATACTCTTCACCGTTTTCTTCAAATATCTTTTTAATTTTTCTGTTTTCCATACTTTCTATAATGTCGTCAGTGTCTATCGTCATATACGAAGAATATTTGAGCGCTTCACGCGCTATGCTTCCTTTGCCTACACCCATGAAACCTATCAGTACAATGTTTTTCATTTGATATCCCATACAAATTTAAAATGATTTTATCATATTTAGCATAAAAGTTTTCCATTTATCAACTGTTGGTATAATATCTTCTTTAAAAAATCAACAGTAGGTTTATTATGAAAAACAAAAAGTTTATCACTCTAGGGTTTGCATCGGTTGCGACATCAATAGCGCTTATGTTTTCTTCTTCTTTATTTGCAGAAAGTTCCATAAAAGATGCACAGGCTTCTAGACTTCAGGCTTTGGAAAAATTCACAAAAGTCATCAGCATAGTACAACAATATGATGTTGATGATGTGACGATAGAAGAACTTATAGACAAAGCCCTTGACGGTATGATGAAAAATCTTGATGCCCATTCAAATTATCTGACAGAAAAAGATTACAAACGCCTAAAAGTACAAACAGAAGGTGAATTTGGCGGTCTGGGAATTACTGTTGGCATGAAAGACGGTGCACTCACAGTTATCTCTCCTATTGACGGAACACCGGCAGACAAAGCAGGGCTTAAAGCAGGTGATATAATTTTAAAAATTGATGACAAGTCAACCATCGGCATGACTATAGATGAAGCGGTATCCCTTATGCGGGGAAAAGTCGGAGAACCTATTGATTTACTGATAGTCAGAGAGGGAGAACTCAAGCCTCTTTCTATCCATATTGTCCGTGATATCATCAAAATAGAATCTGTACATGCAAAAGTAATTAATAATGATATTTTATACATACGCGTTGCCAGTTTTGACAAAAAAGTTGTAGAAGATGTTACGAAAGAGATAAACAAACGCAAAGCCTCCACGAAGGGTATTATTTTAGACTTAAGAAACAATCCCGGCGGATTACTCGACCAGGCAGTAGGTTTGGTTGACTCTTTTGTCGACAGCGGAGTGATAGTTTCCCAAAAAGGAAGACGAAAAATTGAAAACAAAACCTACAGCGCTCATGCGTCAAACACTCTCACAAAGGTTCCTTTGGTTGTTTTAGTCAATGGGGGAAGTGCCAGTGCCAGTGAGATTGTAAGTGGTGCACTGCAAGACCACAAACGCGCTGTGCTCGTAGGAGAAAATACTTTTGGAAAAGGAAGTGTACAGGTTGTCCTGCCTATTACAAAAACTGAAGCGATAAAACTCACAATAGCAAGATACTATCTCCCAAGTGGAAGAACTATTCAAGCCGTAGGTGTGAAGCCTGACGTAGTCGTTACTCCAGGTGAGCTTAAAACACATAAAAACGAATTTGCCATAAAAGAAGCTGACCTGAAAAAACACCTGCAAGAAGAACTTGAAAAAGTTGACGGAAAAAAAGAAGAGACTAAAGAAGATAAAAAAGATAAAAAAGATATAATTACGCCAGAAATGCTCAACAAAGACATTCAACTCAAAGAAGCCGTTGACATCATAAAAGCTCTTGTAATAATGAAAGGATAAAAAACGTGGAAAAAAAAGAATTACTTTACGAAGGTAAAGCAAAAAAACTATACGCGACAGAAGATGAGAATTTAGTCATTTCTGAATTTAAAGATGACTTAACAGCATTTAATGGCGAAAAAAAATCCAGCGAAGTCGGAAAAGGAGCACTGAACAATAAAATTTCTACAGAATTGTTCAAACTCTTAGAAAAAAATGGTATTCCTACCCATTTTGTGAAAATGCTCGATGATAATCATATGCTTCATAAAAAAGTTGATGTTATTCTCATAGAGGTCATTGTTCGCAATATTGCAACAGGAAGTCTTACTCGTAATCTTGGTATTGAAGACGGTACAGTTCTACCTTTTACTCTTGTAGAGTTTGACTACAAAAATGATGAGCTTGGTGATCCTAAACTCAATGACCAGCATGCACTGATTCTTGGACTGGTTGATTTTCAGGATGAGCTTGACAAACTTCGCCGTATGGCTCGACAGGTAAATGATATTTTAAAGCCTTATTTTGCCCAAAAAGGTTTAAATCTAGTCGATTTTAAACTTGAATTTGGAAAAGACAAAGAGGGAAATATCATTCTCATTGATGAAATTTCACCGGACAACTGCCGTTTTTGGGATATGAAAAGTGGTGAAAAAATGGATAAAGACAGATTCCGTCAAGGACTTGGTGGCGTTACAGTAGCTTACGAGCAAGTATTAAACAGAATATTAGGAAAGTAATAAATGAAAGCAATAGTAAATGTATTTTTAAAAGCAGGCGTATTGGACTCACAGGGAAAAGCTGTACACCATGCCCTTAACTCTCTACAATTTAGCAATGTTGAAGATGTTCGTGTAGGCAAACAGATCATACTCAAACTGAATGAAACAGACAAAGAAAAAGCAATGTCTGATGTGACAAAAATGTGTGAAGATCTTTTGGCAAACACCGTAATTGAAGACTATACTATAGAGCTTGTATAATGAAAGTTTCTATTTTACAATTTCCGGGAACGAACTGTGAATATGATACACAGTATGCTTTTGAAAAACTTGGTGCACAGACACAGATAGTATGGCACAAATCTACAACAATACCCGAAGACACCGATTTGCTTGTAGTAGCAGGAGGATTTTCCTATGGTGATTATCTCAGAAGCGGCGCTATTGCGAAATTCAGCCCTGTTATGTCTGCGGTAAAAGAGTATGCAGACAATGGCGGCAAAATTTTAGGTATCTGTAACGGTTTTCAGGTTTTGACAGAAGCGAGACTTCTTCCCGGCGCACTGAAGCGTAACGAAGGATTGCACTTTATTTCAAAACATCATTACCTAAAAGTAGAAAATAATGACAATGTGTTTTTAGAAA
Encoded proteins:
- a CDS encoding molybdopterin-dependent oxidoreductase, translated to MYLQSRRTFLKGAAFSVAGVAIAKGVFATDAIAESVSQSKFTNTPDTISFYPDQSEWDNFAELDGDDWKRGGIERHGVRSAENPDGIQVNNYTIVPTVCSNCEAGCGLTAWVNKDTMTVRKYMGNPLHTGSRGRNCAKGYAVTSQMYDPDRIPFPIKRAPGSKRGEGKWVRVTWDEAMAAIGKKMHDTLAKGDEISKKSIMYHVGRPNENGFGPRVPQSLGIDGYNSHTNICSAGARQGTIQWANDDRNSPDWANADLIFLQSSHAADAGHYFQQSAGLIAEARKRGAKMVVIDPRMSNSAGMADLWIPCWPGTEAALYLYLTNRILNEKKKDGSDIVNHEFVKEWVNWDRLMANKDYLQKMIGYGYISKMPKDDSYESFIEVAKELYAPYTKEFVAKECKLEGMEYKLDELWEMFVPAGAKVATYLWRAGPIGHRGGWMNTRAGFLPLVFVGAMRGDIGGVGMHHWHEISVAGKGDKATVAGKHPEKTDAWNEIAWPPEYPISTYEMGYMMPQIMMDDAWHEKWTKRGLKIPKSMAVYIPRMHNPLWINPDGFRWIEALKREDKFELSFNLSPTWSETNWYCDYVLPVGLAGERNDQQSTPSKPEQRIEFRQAVLRVAAEKSGWKAKRPERATLEAHMKFGLGEVWEESEFWPNLIVDYVDPDGSLGIRKYWASKKDPSRAVTVPEYFDAAMSLLPKLKAEATKLYAKEEFPVYSYMRDHGAWTEKTDVYKPQEEELEFDGTYYHAHGHKYSKDEVTKDEFGALWVKDGNFKKSIGIETDGKLREGFHSLSKKLEFFSEWLAEEWKWPEYAIPIYPRNDAESDKMVHLVTQVHHKHMKADNEFALNTIYRLPYNIHTRSVNSKHLMEISQNHNPVWIYTKDAEKLGIKRGDAIKVQIQDTLTGIKSGYFIAMAVPTEATRPGVLACSHHAGRWKLKDSVAIPGFEHQLGIMSLGSPKYEMTDDGKVGTMKPTEGIKPHEAWQFKEYNKDLDNIWWDGLSGAWQNAVAPCHPDPIAGNHGWHQKVIITKAGADDKIGDIKVNYENNFKVYQAWRDQLTRPLTAADKLRRPYHIKRPVKPSQKAYEFNIKDV
- the hisD gene encoding histidinol dehydrogenase is translated as MIFVKSTDNDFDGKFEELLARGKMDIAHVSGIVGDIIEDIKTDKNLALRSHISKFDNWTPKNDADLKITTASMQKAYENIDKKLKDALHLAYDRIKAYHEKQKPKSWFDTEANGTILGQQVTPVESAGLYIPGGKAAYPSSLLMNVIPAQVAGVENIVICTPTPDNEPNELLLAACHLCGVREVYKVGGASAIAAMAYGTETIPKVDVITGPGNIFVATAKKMVFGEVNIDMIAGPSEIGILADESANANHLAIDLLSQAEHDEMASSILITPSQKLADAVKDEIEIWLTKLPRQEIARKSIEERGAIIVTKDMDEAVDLMNKIAPEHLEVATMSPFELLPYIKHAGAIFLGHNTPEAIGDYVAGPNHTLPTGGTAKFYSPLGVENFMKKSSIISFSKNAINEIGEECALIANTEGLTAHEQSVRVRLK
- a CDS encoding TorD/DmsD family molecular chaperone, which produces MNNDLKQEQTARINLYALISRIMMSEIDEGLLKSIEEDENMLSFFPTFKEWKKRKELDSKDLIERYLNVDFTNLFLLHLIPYESFYTRDDQMLETGGDNPVQAIFNAFEFNVQLDKARVMAADHIAIELEFMYELCRAELKALEEGNSKVAQEIAQIQYGFMRDHILEWAPMYLLNVKSEAGTAFYFDAADLALEFLMSDFEYLTELKNSGYNHQA
- a CDS encoding shikimate kinase, whose translation is MKNIVLIGFMGVGKGSIAREALKYSSYMTIDTDDIIESMENRKIKKIFEENGEEYFRKLEKRVAKWLETSVHDTLISTGGGFYKQTNLQKIGTIVLLDSPFDAIIKRLKEHPNAKRKLKKRPLLADLKKAKKLYDERRPQYLKLADIIIDVTEKSAQECAKELLKKVKKHG
- a CDS encoding 4Fe-4S dicluster domain-containing protein, which codes for MSLLTLDVSKCVHTSNKFAICDKCVTACPVQTIHLENSTISFTPSECVGCGGCDAVCPTAAYTLDDFNPMNYIFQFLEDEKSVLTCKDENFPCIASLSVEELLSLALISAEKITLDVGPCGECEIAKTNLAVINNRAEEVNFLLEAMQQEKSLSVAALNFEIKKESDTLSRRKLLSKEGVKTAISIKQQLQNEVDASDTNVKRHTVTAKDIMKIKEKTIPDRRSLLLMAMKRAKVPEMYHTISVEDISFISQKDLDEITCTNCQMCYRICPTGALSSDHRGSKIDFNPLACVQCHSCHDVCEPNSLTLRKTFSLSTFFEPKIETLVRFDIKRCDECGNFFAYQGGEKICNRCRIEEEEAKELWGIQ
- a CDS encoding 4Fe-4S dicluster domain-containing protein: MQLGFLVDLHLCMGCKGCEIACKVENEVPLSTWRLRVKYVDVGTFPETKRTFTPLRCNHCENAPCERICPVSALHYIDNGIVNIDKERCIGCAGCVMACPYGAIYIDPETQTADKCTYCAHRIASSMMPACVVACPVEANIFGDLEDPASNISRYIQDHRDVQVRKPEKGTNPHHYYVGAGQASLNPLASRREEGYNLFNNITTLPLGGHH
- the nrfD gene encoding NrfD/PsrC family molybdoenzyme membrane anchor subunit; translated protein: MVHETLAATNAVVTLDVAIPDIFWGWYVTMNMWAKSIGTGLVFMLFLLLKKNPSEMNGLRTPVMITSFIFMNIFLVFTWLDLHQMWRMWHIFFYPHWTSAITVGAWMATLFVGLEFVMIAVMIRKEKCLLTKQPTVFFDKTLFWVTLLAIPVTLYTAGIMAEATARELWQMPTESAQMILAATLSGSAAIILLGGSKLSDETKNFFGAILGLSALMAFIIYMSEYIFGAMKAEEVAAILGYVKGDGEYATMFWIGQWVAYILPMILVALSRVSNSSSLLNLAAILAIVGLWVVKHVWLVIPQLLPMS
- a CDS encoding thioredoxin family protein, whose translation is MGKLLLVLAFVLTTSLMADEIHWAKDYQEGMAQAQKEHKPVLFIISSHSCKYCLLLDKTTLKDEKVVQKINKNFIAVRSWTDKRDYIPAVLAQNTPGLPGIWFLLPNGDPMFQPLLGYAKKDVFLQALEIVQKEFNTNQKRVKK